The Flavobacterium sp. HJ-32-4 genome contains a region encoding:
- a CDS encoding metal-dependent hydrolase → MKITYLGHASLSIEVGGHHIIVDPFISDNPKAAHISVEQLQADFILLTHAHGDHIGDVERIAKRTGATIVSNAEIATYYGKKGFTTHPMNHGGYWTFPFGRVKYVIAHHSSSFPDGTYGGNPGGFVIEGEHKNIYIAGDTALTFDMKLIPMRTKLDLAILPVGNNFTMDVEDAVTAAEFLECDKVLGYHFDTFGYIEIDHDAAKRTFFDVGKDLMLLEIGNSIAL, encoded by the coding sequence ATGAAAATCACCTACCTCGGCCACGCCTCCCTTTCCATCGAAGTCGGTGGCCACCACATCATCGTCGACCCATTCATTTCCGATAATCCCAAAGCGGCCCACATCAGCGTCGAGCAGTTGCAGGCCGATTTCATCCTGCTTACCCACGCCCACGGCGACCACATCGGGGATGTCGAGCGTATCGCCAAACGCACCGGCGCCACCATCGTATCGAACGCTGAAATCGCGACCTACTACGGCAAAAAAGGCTTCACCACCCACCCGATGAACCACGGCGGCTACTGGACCTTTCCGTTCGGCCGTGTGAAATACGTCATCGCCCACCACTCAAGTAGCTTCCCCGACGGCACCTACGGCGGCAATCCCGGCGGTTTCGTCATCGAAGGCGAACACAAAAACATCTACATCGCCGGCGACACCGCGCTGACGTTCGATATGAAACTCATCCCGATGCGCACCAAACTCGACCTGGCCATCCTGCCCGTCGGCAACAACTTCACCATGGATGTCGAAGATGCCGTCACCGCCGCCGAATTCCTCGAATGCGACAAAGTACTGGGCTACCATTTCGACACCTTCGGCTACATCGAAATCGACCACGACGCCGCCAAACGCACCTTTTTCGACGTAGGCAAAGACCTGATGTTGCTCGAAATCGGGAATTCGATAGCTTTGTAG
- a CDS encoding M48 family metallopeptidase, with protein MKRLFVLLVFALPNFLSAQADGYWDNARATTREIVVGAGDRIVVKTEDFPAGTTELAYRVTLLDENQQMASSLVSILKAIPDPSGISQGSAGAVFLMSKISGDDKCTYAAFPTSALATKYEQTGKPDGACLVQSEPVSKDARLLSPNKMACLKTNALWFGFESHNWVFKEKIVLEVVPWVDNKKSRGWNDEAKNAVLELCKTSGLAGLMLHPDDLCLSILDKFRNGYTYSEYQKMSAAEKSKAYRDFGNACLDPKTADQSLLATVRNDAYQHFRNKAYDKAIDLLTNAIVDRGNARAKDYYALGTYYLFSRQTSKALDAFRKGEKLDPSELLIQLGIANAYLVSGDFSAAKEIHKKYRAENVSAKKSWIDQAKEDIDALQKAGIQSDDFDRMLKYLKGER; from the coding sequence GTGAAACGATTATTTGTACTGCTCGTATTCGCCTTGCCGAACTTCCTGTCGGCCCAGGCCGATGGCTACTGGGATAACGCCCGTGCCACCACCCGTGAAATCGTCGTCGGTGCCGGCGACCGCATCGTCGTCAAAACCGAAGATTTCCCCGCCGGCACCACCGAATTGGCGTATCGGGTCACCCTTCTCGACGAAAACCAGCAAATGGCCAGCAGCCTGGTGTCCATCCTCAAGGCCATTCCCGATCCGTCGGGCATCAGCCAGGGTTCCGCCGGGGCCGTGTTCCTTATGTCGAAGATTTCCGGAGACGATAAGTGCACCTACGCGGCCTTTCCCACCAGTGCACTCGCCACCAAATACGAACAAACCGGAAAGCCCGACGGCGCCTGCCTCGTACAGTCGGAGCCGGTAAGTAAAGATGCCCGCCTTTTGTCACCCAACAAAATGGCCTGCCTGAAGACCAATGCCCTGTGGTTCGGCTTCGAAAGCCATAACTGGGTGTTCAAAGAGAAAATCGTCCTGGAGGTCGTGCCCTGGGTCGACAACAAGAAAAGCCGCGGCTGGAACGACGAGGCGAAGAACGCAGTACTGGAGTTGTGCAAAACCTCGGGCCTCGCCGGACTCATGCTGCATCCCGACGATCTGTGTCTCTCGATTCTCGACAAGTTCCGCAACGGCTATACCTACAGCGAATACCAGAAAATGAGCGCGGCTGAGAAGTCCAAAGCCTATCGCGACTTCGGTAACGCCTGCCTCGATCCCAAAACAGCAGACCAGTCGTTGTTGGCCACCGTCCGCAACGATGCCTACCAGCATTTCCGTAACAAAGCCTACGACAAAGCCATCGACCTGCTCACGAATGCCATCGTCGATCGCGGCAACGCCCGGGCAAAAGACTATTACGCCCTCGGTACCTATTACCTGTTTTCCAGGCAAACCTCCAAAGCCCTCGATGCCTTTCGCAAAGGCGAGAAACTCGACCCATCCGAATTGCTGATCCAACTCGGCATCGCCAACGCCTATCTCGTATCCGGTGATTTCTCAGCCGCCAAAGAAATCCACAAAAAATACCGCGCCGAGAATGTCAGCGCCAAAAAAAGCTGGATCGACCAGGCGAAAGAAGACATCGACGCGTTACAAAAAGCAGGCATCCAATCCGATGATTTCGACCGTATGCTGAAATATTTGAAAGGGGAGAGGTAG